The Corallococcus exiguus genome includes a window with the following:
- the dgt gene encoding dGTP triphosphohydrolase, which yields MALDWKRLLCDTRIREAEGGRASASLEDDGRSEFDRDYDRTVFSTPVRRLKDKTQVFPLEPNDAVRTRLTHSLEVSTLARGLARGAARWMLREGHLDSSQQVLDIEAIAATCGLIHDLGNPPFGHAGEEAIGSWFRTHFGAEGQGLLHEAETATVRAGQLRSDFLRFEGNAQTLRIVSRLQLLADSYGLNLTVGTLSAAMKYTAASDETSDTGPADRKKPGYFASEQRLVDRVRSLTGTGTARNPIAYLVEACDDMVYATVDIEDGVKKGLVSWPEVEAFLEKHDDSGMAKTVLKSVHDYIEKADTPLEGRARDEALAQHFRTMVIGHAKREILAAFQRHYARLMQGEALEQGDLIGASGASRLIEVCKRFGRERVYNAPETLRLETLGRRVIHGLMDIFWEGAQGCPVPVDTAGKDWKKFNKSPEGKVYNLLSRNYRTAFESACENSSLPPLYHRIQLVTDYVCGMTDTFACSLHAQLTHG from the coding sequence ATGGCGTTGGATTGGAAGCGCTTGCTGTGTGACACGCGGATCCGCGAGGCCGAGGGCGGACGGGCCTCTGCTTCGCTGGAGGACGATGGCCGGTCCGAGTTCGATCGGGACTATGACCGGACCGTCTTCTCCACTCCGGTCCGGCGCCTCAAGGACAAGACCCAGGTGTTTCCGCTGGAGCCGAACGACGCGGTCCGGACGCGCCTGACGCATTCCCTGGAGGTCTCGACGCTGGCCCGGGGACTCGCGCGTGGCGCGGCCCGCTGGATGCTGCGCGAGGGCCACCTCGATTCCAGCCAGCAGGTGCTCGACATCGAGGCCATCGCGGCGACGTGCGGCCTCATTCACGACCTGGGAAATCCTCCGTTCGGCCATGCGGGCGAAGAAGCCATTGGCAGCTGGTTCCGGACGCACTTCGGAGCGGAGGGGCAGGGGCTTCTTCATGAGGCGGAGACCGCCACCGTGCGTGCCGGCCAGCTCCGGAGTGATTTCTTGCGGTTCGAGGGAAACGCCCAGACGCTGCGCATCGTGTCGCGCCTTCAACTGCTCGCGGATTCCTACGGGCTGAACCTGACGGTGGGCACGCTGTCGGCCGCGATGAAATACACGGCGGCCTCGGATGAGACGTCCGACACCGGTCCCGCCGACAGGAAGAAGCCCGGCTATTTCGCCTCGGAGCAGCGCCTTGTGGACAGGGTCCGGTCGCTCACCGGAACCGGGACCGCGCGCAACCCCATCGCGTACCTCGTCGAGGCCTGTGACGACATGGTCTACGCGACCGTGGACATCGAGGACGGGGTCAAGAAGGGCCTCGTGAGCTGGCCGGAGGTCGAAGCCTTCCTGGAGAAGCACGACGACTCGGGCATGGCGAAGACCGTCCTCAAGAGCGTCCATGACTACATCGAGAAGGCGGACACGCCGCTGGAAGGGCGGGCTCGGGACGAGGCCCTCGCGCAGCACTTCCGGACGATGGTCATTGGTCACGCCAAGCGGGAAATCCTCGCGGCCTTCCAGCGGCATTACGCGCGGCTCATGCAGGGAGAGGCGCTGGAACAGGGAGACCTCATCGGTGCCAGTGGGGCGTCCCGGCTCATCGAGGTGTGCAAGCGCTTCGGGCGTGAGCGCGTCTACAACGCCCCGGAGACGCTCCGGCTGGAGACCCTGGGTCGCCGGGTCATCCATGGGTTGATGGACATCTTCTGGGAGGGGGCTCAGGGGTGTCCGGTCCCCGTGGACACGGCGGGCAAGGACTGGAAGAAGTTCAACAAGAGCCCTGAAGGCAAGGTCTACAACCTGCTGTCGAGGAACTACCGGACCGCGTTCGAGTCCGCCTGCGAGAACTCGAGCCTTCCTCCGCTGTACCATCGCATCCAGTTGGTGACCGACTACGTCTGTGGAATGACAGACACCTTTGCTTGCAGCCTCCATGCGCAGCTCACCCACGGATAG
- a CDS encoding chemotaxis protein CheW encodes MNPPSEAGPQEVLLFTLERQRYGLPVEDVRELVRAARLTPLPQAPDVVEGLLNLRGELLPVLDLRRRFRHPARALSPMDHFIVASTGGRLVAMRVDRAEGLHAVTPGEWDPSPRELPGVGYVAGAAKLTDGLVLVHDLRSFLSEAEALQLDSALGALPEPA; translated from the coding sequence ATGAATCCCCCCTCGGAGGCCGGCCCACAGGAAGTCCTGCTGTTCACCCTGGAGCGGCAGCGCTACGGCCTGCCCGTGGAGGATGTGCGCGAGCTGGTGCGCGCCGCGCGCCTCACGCCCCTGCCCCAGGCCCCCGACGTGGTGGAGGGCCTGCTCAACCTGCGCGGTGAGCTGCTGCCCGTGCTGGACCTGCGCCGCCGCTTCCGCCACCCCGCTCGCGCCCTGTCCCCCATGGACCACTTCATCGTCGCCTCCACCGGTGGACGGCTGGTGGCGATGCGCGTGGACCGGGCCGAAGGGCTGCACGCCGTCACCCCCGGGGAGTGGGACCCGTCTCCCCGGGAGCTGCCGGGCGTGGGGTACGTGGCCGGCGCCGCGAAGCTGACGGACGGGCTGGTGCTCGTGCACGACCTGCGCTCCTTCCTCTCCGAGGCGGAGGCCCTGCAACTCGACAGCGCGCTTGGAGCCCTTCCGGAGCCTGCTTGA
- a CDS encoding phytoene desaturase family protein: MVQHVIVVGAGPGGLTAAINLAGQGFRVTVVEKDAVPGGRMKGLTLGQDGEYAVDTGPSILQLPGILKQIFWRAGKQLEDYVTLVPVDPNTRVHFWDGTHLDTRRDLERMGQDLEKFGAGKGRALQDWMEDGRRKYALAYEKFICTNAGSLDYYAPWRLAPTLRFKPWQTLYRQLDSFFHDDRMTYALAYPSKYLGLHPTTCSSVFSVIPFIELCFGVWHVQGGFRELSRGMMKCAQDLGVTFRMGTAVEQVRTEAGRAVGVKLASGEVLDADAVVVNADLAYAAQKLLAPELREGSRLSDGALERAKYSCSTFMAYYGLDTTYADLPHHLIYLSESARRTDKDALEDRTVDVDDPPFYVCNPGVTDGTGAPKGHSTLYVLVPTPNTARPVDWAKTEATLRERIPKMLEKVGIKGLREHVKAERYFTAETWRDDFNVFRGAVFNLSHTWMQLGPLRPRVKNAQVEGLYFVGGGTHPGSGLLTIMESANIAADYLTREAGKGPLKGWPYVPPMEDAGEQAPLRMARSG, from the coding sequence ATGGTTCAGCACGTCATCGTCGTGGGCGCGGGCCCGGGAGGCCTGACGGCCGCCATCAACCTCGCGGGGCAGGGCTTCCGGGTCACCGTGGTGGAGAAGGACGCGGTGCCCGGCGGCCGGATGAAGGGCCTCACGCTCGGGCAGGACGGCGAGTACGCGGTGGACACGGGCCCGTCCATCCTCCAGCTGCCGGGCATCCTGAAGCAGATCTTCTGGCGCGCGGGGAAGCAGCTGGAGGACTACGTCACGCTGGTGCCGGTGGACCCGAACACGCGCGTGCACTTCTGGGACGGCACGCACCTGGACACGCGGAGGGACCTGGAGCGGATGGGCCAGGACCTGGAGAAGTTCGGAGCGGGGAAGGGGCGTGCGCTCCAGGATTGGATGGAGGACGGGAGGAGGAAGTACGCGCTCGCGTACGAGAAGTTCATCTGCACGAACGCGGGCAGCCTGGACTACTACGCGCCCTGGAGGCTCGCGCCCACGCTGCGTTTCAAGCCGTGGCAGACGCTCTACCGGCAGCTGGACTCGTTCTTCCACGACGACCGGATGACGTACGCGCTGGCGTACCCGTCGAAGTACCTGGGGCTACACCCGACGACGTGCTCCTCGGTGTTCAGCGTGATTCCGTTCATCGAGCTGTGCTTCGGCGTGTGGCACGTGCAGGGCGGTTTCCGGGAGCTGTCGCGAGGGATGATGAAGTGCGCCCAGGACCTGGGCGTGACGTTCCGGATGGGCACGGCGGTGGAGCAGGTGCGCACGGAGGCCGGGCGCGCGGTGGGAGTGAAGCTCGCGAGCGGCGAGGTGTTGGACGCGGACGCGGTGGTGGTGAACGCGGACCTGGCGTACGCGGCGCAGAAGCTGTTGGCGCCGGAGCTGCGGGAGGGCTCGAGGCTGTCGGACGGGGCGTTGGAGCGGGCGAAGTATTCGTGCAGCACGTTCATGGCGTACTACGGGTTGGACACGACGTACGCGGACCTGCCGCACCACCTCATCTACCTGTCGGAGAGCGCGAGGCGCACGGACAAGGACGCGCTGGAGGACCGCACGGTGGACGTGGACGACCCGCCCTTCTACGTGTGCAACCCGGGAGTGACGGACGGCACGGGAGCACCGAAGGGGCACTCGACGCTGTACGTGCTGGTGCCCACGCCCAACACGGCGCGCCCGGTGGACTGGGCGAAGACGGAAGCGACGTTGCGCGAGCGCATCCCGAAGATGCTGGAGAAGGTGGGCATCAAGGGATTGCGAGAGCACGTGAAGGCGGAGCGCTACTTCACGGCGGAGACGTGGAGGGACGACTTCAACGTGTTCCGGGGAGCGGTGTTCAACCTGTCGCACACCTGGATGCAATTGGGCCCGCTGAGGCCACGAGTGAAGAACGCGCAGGTGGAGGGGCTGTACTTCGTGGGCGGAGGGACGCACCCGGGAAGCGGGCTCCTGACCATCATGGAGAGCGCGAACATCGCGGCGGACTACCTCACGCGTGAAGCCGGCAAGGGTCCGCTGAAGGGCTGGCCCTACGTGCCGCCCATGGAGGACGCCGGAGAACAGGCGCCGCTCCGCATGGCGCGGAGCGGCTGA